One Megachile rotundata isolate GNS110a chromosome 5, iyMegRotu1, whole genome shotgun sequence genomic region harbors:
- the LOC100881944 gene encoding zinc finger CCCH domain-containing protein 10, translating to MKKLKKKSDSAIGGQANTPAGAPNANGDASPTRVCRDFLRNVCHRGKRCKYLHERSEDDPVEEYTFCHDFQNGMCNWPGCKFLHCTESEEKRFRATGELPAHILSRLKNNNEKSEFPMCKDFIKGSCQRTNCKFRHWKNDEQQHNLIAAAHLTASRPQHNFNGTSNGENRRYEEDRNFHWQMEDQHNLVTNNGFNASSHPPDYIGPPEPKRRIVSGETVVHFEASQLVGQHAAQPVTPGYYYPVIPRNEARAIVLEDENVLLRKKIEELKKQVSDLTATNEFLLDQNAQLRMSGKRTANVTAVTVPAVTITNTVPPSQAPTPQQMVNAAVAAGTLRTVTASVATVPVSIAAVAPVSIAAVSMAPVSIPPPIVTMAQQTITMSGSGPQATNQQPPNTQQPASLPLSISGATAPLVSYPIMTQELRPVLQ from the exons ATGAAGAAGCTGAAAAAAAAATCGGATAGCGCGATAGGCGGGCAAGCGAACACCCCAGCAGGTGCACCCAACGCAAACGGAGATGCATCACCAACCCGGGTGTGCAGGGATTTCCTACGGAACGTATGCCATAGGGGGAAACGTTGCAAGTATTTGCACGAACGGTCCGAGGATGATCCCGTAGAGGAGTACACGTTCTGTCATGATTTTCAAAATGGAATGTGCAATTGGCCAGGATGCAAATTCCTTCATTGCACAGAGAGCGAGGAGAAAAGATTCAGGGCAACGGGAGAACTGCCTGCTCATATATTGAGCAGgctaaaaaataataacgagAAGTCAGAATTTCCTATGTGTAAAGATTTCATCAAAGGCAGTTGTCAGAGAACGAATTGCAAGTTTAGACATTGGAAAAACGACGAACAGCAGCATAATTTAATTGCAGCTGCTCATCTTACTGCGTCGAGGCCGCAGCACAATTTTAATGGTACTAGTAATGGTGAGAATCGCAGATACGAAGAGGACAGAAA tttCCACTGGCAAATGGAAGACCAACATAACTTAGTCACAAACAACGGTTTCAATGCATCCTCACATCCACCTGATTACATAGGACCTCCTGAACCAAAGAGACGAATAGTTTCTGGCGAAACTGTAgttcattttgaagcttcacaACTTGTAGGACAACATGCTGCACAACCAGTCACTCCAGGTTACTATTATCCTGTTATACCGCGCAATGAAGCTAGAGCAATTGTTTTGGAAGATGAAAATGTGTTATTAAGGAAGAAAATAGAGGAATTGAAAAAGCAG GTTAGTGATCTAACAGCGACTAACGAGTTTCTTCTGGATCAAAATGCCCAGTTAAGAATGTCTGGGAAACGAACTGCAAATGTGACAGCTGTTACAGTACCTGCAGTTACCATTACAAATACTGTTCCACCATCGCAAGCTCCAACACCTCAGCAAATGGTTAATGCAGCAGTAGCTGCTGGTACTCTACGTACAGTTACTGCAAGTGTTGCGACTGTACCTGTAAGTATAGCCGCCGTCGCACCTGTCTCTATTGCAGCGGTTTCAATGGCGCCAGTGTCTATACCACCACCGATAGTTACAATGGCCCAGCAAACAATTACGATGAGCGGTTCAGGCCCACAGGCAACTAATCAACAACCACCTAATACACAACAACCTGCCAGTTTACCTCTTTCGATATCTGGTGCGACTGCACCATTAGTTTCTTATCCTATTATGACTCAAGAACTTAGGCCCGTGTTGCAGTAA
- the Dpck gene encoding dephospho-CoA kinase, producing the protein MFLVGLTGGIATGKSTVAAIFREHGIPVIDADQIARKVVEPGKPAWHKIKKEFGPEVFLDTDELDRTKLGDLIFNDVNKRKKLNAITHPDIYREIYWQTLKYFLQGHQFVVMDLPLLFETGHMLNYLYKIIVVTCEEDLQLQRLMERTGFTEAKAKLRVAAQMSLEKKAEMANFVIENSGSDRDTREQTIRVINVLKASKRHWKLRFIVGFCCTVLIAGVYWIKNKNFRPLPVTA; encoded by the exons atgtttttagTGGGATTGACAGGTGGAATAGCAACTGGAAAAAGTACTGTTGCTGCAATTTTCCGAGAACATGGAATACCTGTCATTGATGCTGATCAAATTGCAAGAAAAG tTGTGGAACCAGGGAAACCAGCATggcacaaaataaaaaaagaatttggcCCAGAAGTATTCTTAGATACAGATGAACTTGACAGAACTAAACTTGGTGACTTAATATTTAACGatgtaaataaaagaaaaaaattaaatgctaTCACTCATCCAGATATATACAGAGAAATATACTGGCAAACACTTAAATATTTTCTACAAGGTCACCAATTTGTAGTTATGGATCTACCATTACTTTTTGAAACAGGACATATGTTAaattacttatataaaataattgttgtaACTTG tgaAGAAGATTTGCAATTGCAACGACTTATGGAAAGAACAGGTTTCACAGAAGCTAAAGCAAAATTAAGAGTTGCTGCACAAATGTCATTAGAAAAGAAAGCAGAAATGGCAAACTTTGTTATTGAAAATTCTGGTAGTGATCGTGATACCAGAGAACAAACTATTAGAGTCATTAATGTCTTAAAAGCTTCCAAGCGTCATTGGAAATTACGTTTTATAGTTGGATTTTGTTGCACTGTTTTAATAGCAGGTGTATACTggataaaaaacaaaaattttcgaCCATTGCCAGTTACAGCATAA